The sequence GTATCTTTAAATATATATCTAATACTAATATATACCCCAATAGAAATATATAGAATAGAACCTActataaatagaataaaaaatacaagaaacgccaaataaaataaatttattaatcTTCAAAATCAAATAGATGTATTATCATACTTCTGTTAGATTTTATTATTCTCTTGTTCTTTTGTCTTTAATAAGtcattaataaagaaaaaattttattccattaaaatttatacaaaaatttatTGAATCTGATTCAAATACAGGTAATTTCGGGAAATAAACGATGCAAGATTCTCTATAGATCTATATCTCTATTTGAATTGTCTATCCATATGCAGCAAGAGAGGAAAAACTTTGCTTAATTTTTAGTCGAATTTGAATCCTCCGAAAGCAAAATTCACTTTTATCTTGTTGATAAAGGTTTACTGAGTAGTAAACAAGAATATCGATAAAAAAGGATTcgaaagaaaaatgaattttcaGGGTTTCGTTTAATTCTCGATAGTCCAACTGTTctatttgatttcatttttgttCAAAGGAAAATGGAGCTGAAATTACCATTACAACATCTTTAAGGATTACGCGGTACATATTCGTTTTCCATGCAAAAGATCAGTTTCTTTCGGCAGGCTTTTTCAATGTTTGCACTTCTTTGTTTCCGCAAATTTAATAGGCATAGGTCTCGGCAATAATTCAACTTCTTTACAGTAGTAGGAGATGAAGAATTGAATTTTAGAATAacctttacttgattgataacAATATAAACCGAAGAATTTTGCCATTTGCATCAAACTTAAATTCCTTTTGTCCTCCGAAGAACACACTAAATAAGATAAAACATTGGTGCATATCGATCAAACGAGTTATTTTTTCGTTATGTCTTATTCTCATAAACAAAAATCCATAACCCCAAGAGGGAATACATTTAGTTGATGTACCGTTTGAATAGCTAACCCTGTTTTTGAGCAGAGGAATACGCTTTTGGTTTTTTCCGAAATTTAGGGGATTCCGCAGAGAACCATGTTCATCCATAGGATTTGTTGATCATCGAAAGCTCAATTCCTTCTGAACTGGTCATTTTCAAATAATGTCCACTTTCACAAACATTTCATTTTCGACTTTCTTATAcattacatccataacaattatCGCATTGAATCCACAATTGATTGTAGTTTTTAAGTTATATCGAAATTAGaacatatgattattattagtTCTTATTTGCTATTTGCTTTCACGAATCTTCCACTTTTCCTTTCACGtaaaaatgaaattataaaTGTAATTTTCATTGGAATTACTATCGCTTAAAAGGTGATCAGAGGTGCGTGAGAACGAAAATAAGAGTCAATGGCCCATTAATGTGATTATTacaattatatttatatttaatgcAAATTATAGTGCAGAGTCGTTGTCACTTTTAGATATTCAGATAGAACTACAATAATCTTAAAAATTTTCTAGGTCACGTCAAATGTTGTTAAtctcaaatttttctttatatcaaaatatatagaaTAACTATTTTTATTACTATCCCTAACAAAAAAGGTGTCATCCAAGGAAATTCGAATGTCCTTGAGCAACTAAAGATCAACATTATTGTATCTAGAACGCTCACCTTACCATAAAagtttttatacatatatataaactggTCTTTACTTATAGTAGTCTTTTCAATTAGAGCAAAACTATCCATTGCTTCGTACTAAATTCTGCCTCCTGTCAGACAAACGATACGATTTTCCATAGAGTTTCTAGCCTCTATttacatgaaaaaataaaaaatacacatcattcaatgaaaaaaataaaaatgcaaaaaaatttgaatagtTAATTTTCTATTCAGAGTAAGCAAGCATGTCGATGCAATTGCTAATTAAGATTATAAAGCAATTGAAAttaataaattcaatttaaatgaaaataaggattttcTATATTGTgttctcattaaaaaaaaaagaaatatttgttCTTCGCTTATGAATATAATGATATGAAGAACTTTCTTAGTAAAAACTgcattaatatataaaaaatttttaTTTCCTAATACGGAATGAAAAGAAACAGGATAACATGAAGCAGACATTGCGCTTCCGACACAAATCCTAAAAAGAATACAAAAATCCTAAGAATCTATATATTTCGTATAGAATTTCTGTGGACATTACACATATAAAATTGTAGTTGTGTTTAATCTCTTTTTTCAGATTTTGTATATCTAGATTAGTATGATCTATCAAAAACAGTATATACACTAgaaatttggcctctttttaaaaaagattgaGCCGAGTTTAtcgataaaaataaaaaaatactgaACCCCAATTTGTCTTGGCCATCTATTCGATGTGAGTTAAGGATCTTCCATTTCACAAGCAGCAGCAGTTAGATCCATTTGCAGTCTTTAGGATAATTTCTTCTGATCAAGTCCTCTTTATTGCTTGTACACATTTTCTAGTTTCTGGTTATTAAAGGATTCGGTGCATTTCCCAAAGGGGGCCTATTTCGCCACCCAAAAGTAGAATACCCCGATTCAGCGAAGATAGCCAAAGGAATACTTCGAAACACAGGTAGAAACCTGTATGAGATCATCCAGCGAAAAATACACGGCTTCGGTCTTTCAACATATCATCGGAAAACAGTCTAAATTGACGTCTCCTTTTAAGTTTACCTATTACGTTACGCAAAATTCATCGATAGACGTAAGTTTGACATTACGGAGTGTCATATCTCGTCTAAAATAATAGCGGGAGCATCGGCGGGGTGAAGAGTAGGCCAACTAATGAGCCAAAATATTTGGTGAATCCCCAGTCATCGCATTACGATAGAACTCCATTTCAAATACCTTTCATCATTTGCATTTGCAAACAAATTTAAATAATGTCCTGATTTCACTCTGTGATTTAATATTTCGGCACAAAAAAAAGAAACGGTCTTCCAACGAAAAATGGGACCTTTCTCATCATCTTGGTAAACCACGTAGAATTCATAAACCCGTTCACTATTCTCTCGGATAACCCAACTTGTAATACATCCTATAGACGTccatacctttcttcttcaacttgatCATAAAGGTCTCAAAGTTTAGAAATGAAGGGAGGCAGATTTCCAAAAGGTAAGGCTTGAACCCAATATTACCATACAATTGAGGTAACATGTGTACagattttcttcaaaaggtcAAGGGAATACGCAATAAATTGAGTTTTCCTCCTGGAACGGGCTCGATGCAGCATCTGCTCTTGTAAAAGTCTATGGTCCTATGTCCATGTACCAGCAGAGATTCAGTAGTTACTGCAATGTCGTGGAATTTTTTTGCCAATTATCAGTATCCTTGGTCATTAAGATTACTTTACAGCCTTGGAATCCAACATTTCGTTTCTAGTCTTCTGCCTGCGGTAGACAGTCTCCTCCCCCAAGTCATGAGAATTCTTgcaataaaacaaaatataaattaggAATAGATTTAATTAACTCCTTTTTCATTGTGAAATCTTCACAAATTATCATTCAGAATGATTCTTTTCTTAGACCATGATATTTGATTCGCCAAATACATCATTATTGCATATTCTTATGTATAGAACTTTTTTAGTTTTGAATCTTTGACTTTTTATAAATCGAAATATTtaatattaaataataaaatcacttTGACAGtaatatatgttgtatatgaaATCCTAGATATGACAATATGCGGAATTAtccatgaaaatgaaaatagggGAGTTGATATGATGTATACGCATACTGATAtgctaaaatgaaaaatatgaaaaaaaaaaatgagatcgaaatatgaatcataaatagAGTCCCATTCGAATTGCTAGATAAAATAGTCTCTGTCATTATGACAAATAAAtcaaagatttccaaaatttttttattcatatattttttattttaaaactagTTTTCGGTTCGGCTAGTTGAGCTTGAAAACGACTCATTCTTCATTGAAATTTAATTAAGTAACAAATTGAATTGTATATTCTAAGTGGGCAATGAAATGAGTTTACTCTCATTTATTATTGAATTAACTAATGAATTTTATCGAAGATTTTCTGCactgaaaatttcaaaataaaattgaacatATTTTATTATGAGAATAAACTTACATTGGATCCAAAGTTTTAATACGTGAAAAACAACCTGGGATGCATTGCCAAACATTGGTCTGAAAATTGATGTAAGCCTTCTTCAAGTAAGATGCCTAATATAATGTCTGGTGTTGCTGTCGAGATATGCTGTCAAGAAATTAATGTGACGGTAGGCATGTTACCATTAGAAATACCGAGTTGAGCTGCAGTTATGAGCGCGACCGAGGGTTTAAAGAGAGGATGGACGTGTTGATATGGGAAATCTCAGTAAATTTGTCGCATGGTTTATTCTTGTGACGAATTTCAATGCGAATTGTAGTTCCTGCTGATAATTTGTGTCCTGTCGATATTAGCATAACATTCCCATTCATAAATTCGCGCCTGTAGTTTTTATATTAGCTAGATtacaaattatctatttttgaaataggAATTAAGTAGTAGAAGTATATTCAATTTATAAATAACCGAGTTTCATATCCTAAAAATAGTATTTATAAATTGAACTACCCGAACAACAAATCACCtgaatattttcttttccaaaatagttaaagaaaaaaatatttgagttatccGATATTTTTATCACAAAAACTGAATTACAAGAAAGATATTTAAATTTATCTGATAGTTTTATCTATAAATCCATAATTACAAAGCCAGAAATCAAACCAGAACTAAGTTAGAGCATTCTTTTTTTCATATTAGCCGGTTTTCTACTGAAACCCGTagcaaaaaccaaaataaattcCATATCAAAATTTGTAAATAATTGAACACTTACTAAGAACCAAaactccaaaaaataaaatacccaAACCAAAAACTGAAGAGGACGAATAGGTACACGAAATTACAATTTTTAAATGGTGCATTGATCCACAAGAGCtcagaaaaaaaatattctattttatatattatttaactCTTCTTTAGTAGAAGTTCATATATAGTTTATAGATGACTGGATATAAGATATAAGTTATGTTTTTATATCTGATATGGATCTCAAGGGGATATTTATCAATATCAAACATGCAAAACCTAGTGGCTATATATAATTAGCATTGACCTATGTTCTTCATGTAGCATTCTATTAAATTCTACCAACTGATATGTTTATAAAGAGGATTCTAATAACCCTGAAAAGATAATGGTGGATCCGGTAAAAACAcagaaatattataatattttttaatagaattaGTTAAACTTCTCATATATTCTATAGTACATAAACATTAGGAATTATAGAATTAAAAAATATTGGATTTGTCATATAAAAGTAAATGCATTGTATTTATGCATGTTGGGTCTTTGAAAGAGTTATGCATTTCAAAcgataaattttattattacaaCTGTAATATAATTTGATACTCTTTGATCTATTATATCTTTCTAGCCGTATATGATGTTTTAGACCtattaataaattaaatttattattgCTCAAAATATAGTTTTTAATGGGTTATAGATACAATGAATTAAATTAAtggataaaaaatttaaaattttagaaaatgatGCAGAGAAGAATAGTGAATTGACCCACGAGTCAGCAAACTTGAAAagggaatttaaaaaaaaaaaacaattgggGAAAACGAAAAAGGGGGGTTTTAATGgatttatttgggaaatttAGTGAGGCAaagatcaaaaagggaaaataaaaaagtattttcTTATTAGAAATTACTCACGGtgcaattttcttaaaattttttaaaatatttcccCGAAAATTTAAACCCACTGATTTGTTTTTTTCATGAAAGAGAGGATTTTTCATtagattataatattatttctaAGTTAAAAAACCAAGAGATAAAAAGAGATATAATGTCTGATCgaaatatttaagaaattatCTACATGATAAGATAAAATATGGATCAAAAACAAGGGCTATAGCTCAGTTAGGTAACTCGTTTTACGTGCAGCAGAGGAGCATCACGAATCAATTGATTGATCTTATTAATAAATCGTTTCTTTTCCCATGACTTTTTTTAGAAAGAGGAGAAAATTTAAGGCCTATTAATCCATTTAGTAGGAATTAAAGAACCCATCATTCTGGAGATATTGATAGGGAATACCAGTCTATTTAAGCTAGGCAGAATGAGAAGGAACCAAAATGATCTTTCGTCCTAGAATTAAGGGGTAAGCCCTATTTGATTTACAGATGTTGAAATTATTTAACTTATTGATCTAGACAAAGAAAATTCTCGAAACAATTTCTGTAGTTCTTCTGTATTGATTAGAATTATAGAATTAAAATATATTGTGACATAAACGTAAAGAGTGCTTAatactttttaatttaaaaaatatataaacaactaaaaatattattatcagATTTTTAATCTACAAatcattaaaatattttgttgtcatattgTTTTAGTGtttttatcaaaatattattgatACAATGGGAGAGGATATATTGTTAGATAATTTAGAATTCAAAACATTTATTGCAAAAATAATAACACACATCAAAATGTAATTAAATACAAACttgtatataaaataatataaatagaaGTCATTATATAGCTCAAACATATATCTATGAGCGATATTGTTCCACAAAATATAAGAACACAATGGCCACtccaaatacaaaaatataaataccTATTTGTTtgacaaaagaaataaattctCACATATACTTTTTTGCCAAACACTTTTTTGCATTACACATTTGTTTCCAACACAgttgtttttgataaaaaattgTTTAATCATGTTTATGATTGTTAAATAATTGGTCTCAGAGCCGGGCCCATTTTATGTTTGCATCAACCTAGTGCACaaaaatgatattattttctctttcttcaaaatcttgatcTGAGAAATCTGATGTTAAAAATGATAGTAAAGACAGTGGtaatttaaatatattaaattttcctttttagattTGTACTTAAAGTAGAATCAATGTGCTTCAATAATGCGTTGCATTTATGATTTGctaataattatataaaataaaagaaaataaaagataaaaaagtaTAAAAAGACTGTCATTGGTCTAGAATACATTAAAAATCATGTAAAAAAACGAAAAACTATGTAAAAGCCGGCTATCGGAATCGAACCGATGACCATCGCATTACAAATGCGATGCTCTAACCTCTGAGCTAAGCGGGCTCAACTAAAATAGTGTATACAAATTCACTAAACTACTAGATCGTATTAATTAACTATTCTattcatatttttccttatcTATTTAGAATTCATCATATTTTCGATATTCTAGAACAGAATATAGCTCAAATAAATAGTGActatcattaaataaataaaacaaaaccttaattaattaatagaaTATAGCAATAGATCgactttctaattttgatttcatgagtttctaAATAAGAAAATTTGAATTAGACCggaaagcttttttttttaaagttaaatgaTATCTGATTTGAAATTCTTGGTTTTTTTGTTCTAACCTCATgcgattattattattttatactttttatctttttattttctttattattttatataattattagAATGAATATTCAAATATTCATTTCGAATAtaattttttctaattattCGAATTTCAAATCTACGAAGTAGACTTATAATCTTTTTCCGTTGCACATTGTAGAATTCTAAGTTTCAATAATGATCATAAATTTCTTTTCATGGaagtaaaaaaaacaaatcGACCGTTCGActatttcttaaaatttaaaacaacgatgagaaaaggaagaacatatatatgttctCTAATATATAACCATATTGAATTGCAAATACAAAAATGATAGAATCTTTGTTGATTAAACTAAATCAATATGGATGGGGctaaaaaaaatgcaagaagataccaaagaaataaaataagtatCTATATGTAATGAATTCCAAGGTTTCGGCATAAGAAAAAGTGGAAAGACATCATAATGAGATCCTAATCTCAAAGCAAAAAGGGGGATATGGCGGAATTGGTAGACGCTACGGACTTAATTGGATTGAGCCTTGGTATGGAAACCTACTAAGTGATAACTTTCAAATTCAGAGAAACCCTGGAATTAACAATGGGCAATCCTGAGCCAAATCCTGAGTTACGCGAACAAACCAGAGTTTAGAAAGCGGGATAGGTGCAGAGACTCAATGGAAGCTGTTCTAACAAATGGAGTTCAATCCCTTGTGTTGAATCAAATGATTCACTTCATAGTCTGATAGATCCTTGGTGGAACTTATTAATCGGACGAGAATAAAGATAGAGTCCCATTCTACATGTCAATACTGACAACAATGAAATTTATAGTAAGATGAAAATCCGTTGACTTTTAAAATCGTGAGGGTTCAAGTCCCTCTATCCCCAACCCTACTCCCTAAAAAAGTCTGTTTGACACCTTACCCTTTTTTTAGTTATTCAAGAATTCATTATCTTTTTTCATTCATCCGACACTTTTACAAACTcgaatttcttttcttattataGACAAGTCTTGTGggatatatcatacatatacaaatgaGAAAGAAATATCGAAGATCCAATGAATTCGGTCCAAAACTTTTTTCATTTACTACTTTTGCGTTTCTTTTAATTTAGACCTAAGTCATTTAATTATTTCGAATCtaaatcatttttcattctAAAACTTAGAAAGTCTTCTTTTCGAAGATCCAATGAATTCCCGGTCCAAAACTTTTTTCATTTACTACTTTTGCGTTTCTTTTAATTGACATAGACCTAAGTCATCTCATAAAATGAGAATGATACTTCGGTAATGGCCGGGATAGCTCAGTTGGTAGAGCAGAGGACTGAAAATCCTCGTGTCACCAGTTCAAATCTGGTTCTTGGCATAGGATTGATTAATTTTGATAAGTTTCTAGTCTTCAAATTAAACGTATCTTTAGTAAAAAAAGTGCAATCATCCTTTATCcccctctctttttttgttcATGTTGTGGATCCATCCGttcaaaaaaaatgtataaGACTTTATACCTAATACATATTCGAAAGGAAAGTTCTGGttgaaagaataaaaaaaaaaagtaaaaaaaagatctatatctatctatatctatagTATCTATCGTTGAAGGGCAGAAATACCCCCAAGATTCATTAGATACAATAGAAATAGAATTTTAACCCCCCCAtttattgtattgctttccgaTCTTATTTATTCATTCCCAGTTATGTGACTAAAGTTGACTAAGTTATGTGCGCGATACAAAGTTCATAATGcagaactcttttttttttttttagttcatCCTATTGGCTCGGCTTTTAGGAAAAAAGTATCTTTCAAATTGGAGATTAAGCTATCTATAATAATATGAATACGACCTTTATTCTTCTGTTTGTTTGATCTAAAAACGAATCGAATTAAAAATATTCCGCGAAGGTCCGTAGTTGTAGAAACTAAGACTCATTTTTTATCATTCAATAAGCATCTtgtatttcataaaaattgGGGGCAATATAATCCTTACGTAAAGGCCACCCTATCCAACTTTCGGGCATTAAGATCCGTTTCAGCCGAGGATGGCTATCATAAGTGATTCCTAACATATCATAAGATTCCCGTTCTTGAAAATCCGTACTTTTCCAAACCCAGAAAACAGATGGAATTCTGGGATTACTCCTGTGAGTAAATACTTTTATGCAAACTTCTTCCGCTTGATTGACACCATATTCTATTCTCGTAAGATGATACACACTGGCTAAGAGGCCACCTGGTGCCACATCATAGGCACATTGGGAACGTAAATAAttgtaaccatatacatataaaattacAGCAATAGAATGCCAATCTTCGGGCTTTATTTGTAAAGTCTCTATTCCTTGGTAATCGAAGCCCAACGATCTATGAACCAGCCCCCGTTTGGCTAGCCAAACGGACAAAGTGCCCTGCATCTTTTTTATTTCCCCCACaccttttttatataaatttaagtCTTTCACATTTACCATGAGTTCTAATTTATGaagatttttttcttattctctCAAATCCTCCCTAATTCACTAATTCGTGGGAAGATACTGGgcttttgtatttaaaaaatgtTTCAGTAGAGATCTCTGAAGTAGATGATGGTGGATAGAGTAATTCTTGATCATAATTTCCAGTCTGCGTACTGCGTACAACAAAAAACTTGTGATTGGTAGTAAAACACCGATTACCCCGTTGAGGTCTAATTCGATCCTTATAGATTTCTCTAGCTATTTTCTTACGAAGCTTTGTTATAGCGTCTATAACAGCCTCTGGTTTAGGTGGACAACCCGGCAAATAGACATCTACAGGAATTAGCTTATCAACCCCTCGAACAGTACTATAAGAATCGGTACTGAACATCCCCCCTGTAATTGTACACGCTCCCATAGCAATAACATACTTTGGTTCAGGCATTTGTTCATATAATCTCACTAAAGAAGGAGCCATTTTCATTGTTACTGTACCTGCTGTTAAAATAAGGTCCGCCTGCCTAGGACTTGATCTTGGTACTAGCCCATAACGATCAAAGTCAAATCGGGAGCCTATTAATGAGGCAAATTCAATAAAACAACAACTGGTACCATAAAGAAGCGGCCATAGGCTGGAAAGTCTTGACCAATTTGAAAGATCATTTAACGTAGTTGAAATAACTGAGTTTTTTGTTGTTCGATCAAGTACGGGAAACTTAATGGAATTCATAATTGTTTCAATggttttttttacttttttttttttttgttattgtacAAGTATTCAGGAAACGAACTAAGACCATTCCAACGCTCCTTTTCGCCATGCATAAACTAAACCAAGAATTAGGATAAGCACGAAAATGAAAGCTTCTATAAAAGCGGATACCCCTAGTACATCGAAACTCATTGCCCACGGATACAGAAAAACGGTTtcaacatcaaaaacaacaaaaactagAGCAAACATATAATAACGGATTCTAAATTGTAACCAAGCATCCCCGATCGGTTCTATACCTGATTCATAACTAGAAAGTTTCTCCGGCCCCTTCGTAATTGGAGATAAAACCCCGGAAATTAGAAATGCCAAAACAGGAATAGCACTTGATATTATTAAAAATGCCCAGAAAATATCATATTCGTAAAGCAGAAACATAGACGAACTCCTATGAATGTGGAAAAAATACCCGCTTAGTCACTTCCAATCGGAGTGGATTGGGCAAGGGATATATAACTCTTGCTTCAAAACCAAAATTAAGGTTAATCGAATTAATcgaattatttatttttgtttggttGCTGTGGTAGACGTCCCCTTTTAAGATTTATTGATTGTAATCTTATTTTCAGTACACTTATTacttaatatttccatgtttCTATTACTAATAGTTTCtcatattaataatataatattaatatgattaataactagtaattttttttatttctgtttcttaaatttgttttatgttttatttaaaaataaaacataattgataaaaatatcttcgtttttaaaattatgacgTATCAAAAAATCCACTTACGACTAATGAATAAAAAACGTTTATTCTAAATTATAAGTATATATCTAGATATATCGATAGATAGTGATTGGATCCACCGAAATCAAATGAAATCAAATTTGGTTTTACGTTTTATTCTGAACGATCCCCAGGACTTATGGTTTAGGGTATGGGAGTTTTTTTTATGAACCAACAAATTGAAAGTAACCAGTTAGAAATAAAGAATACAATAATTAAGTAATAAGTCAAAAATTATCCAATTATTTGGATTTGAATGTCATTTATTAGAATAAATTTATTAGTTAGGGCTATACGGATTCGAACCGTAGACCTGCTCGGTAAAAGAGCTCGAACTTATTATTATCAAAATGATTCGAACTCTTTCAAAGACCcaacatgcattttttttttgcattgggCTCTTTCATTAACTGATAGAAAGATCAGTTAGTCTAccatattttttcttaaaaaaaaaagataagaaatGGTTCCAAGTACTCtgattgattattttttaattctatAATTCTAATACAATACAGAAGAACTACCAAAGTGTTTCAAAGAAGGGTTGGGTTCTCTTGACGTAGGTTTGCTTTTGGTCTAGATCAACTTAAGTTAAATATAGTCTCTAACATCCtgattaaaaaatcaaatatgaaactTGCTACACCTTAAGGTTCATAGGACGAAAAGATCATTTTTGAGTTCCTTATACTCATTCTGCCTAGCATTAAGTAGACTGGGTATTCACCCTATCAATATCTCAAATCAATGATGGGTTCTATTAATTCCCTACCTAAATGGGGTACTTTAATAGGACCTAATGTCAGGCTATTGTTCTCctctttttcctaaaaaaaagtCATGGAGTAAGACATCGATTTATTAATAAGATCAATCAATTGGTTTGATTGCGTGATGGACTCCTCTGAAAAACTTTGGCGCACGTGTAAACGAGGTGCTCTACCTAACTGAGCTATAGCCCTtgtgtttatgatccatattttaTCTTATCATGTAGATAATTTCTTGTCAAGATTAATATTATACGATCGAACATTATATCTCTTTCATCTCGTTGTTTATTGGTATTGCTTAGAAATAATATTGGATTTATAATCCTATCGATGTGATAAGTATCCCCTTGCCTTCTCTTTACGATGATAAATAACCTACTTAACTCAGTGGTTAGAGTATTGCTTTCATACGGCAGGAGTCATTGGTTCAAATCCAATAGTAGGTATAACTTATTAGACACCATTGATCAATGGTGTCTAATAAGTTTTTGTagccatctttttttttattttattatttttctcgCTTTTGGATCCTATTTTTTTATACGTCAGCTAGTtacaaaatcaaatcatattgAGAGCCTCGACGCGTGTCCGAGCCCGTCTGAGAGCTAGATTTGCCTCAATTGTTTGTCTCTTGCCTTCAGCTTTTCTCAAGTTCGCTTCTGCTATTTCAAGAGTTTGCTGAGCTTCTTGTGGATCAATGTCACTATTCTTCTCTGCATCATTtactaaaatagtaatttcattATTGCCTATTCTAGCAAAACCGCCCATCAGAGCCATTGTTAACCATTGGTTATTAAGGCGTATTTTCAAAATACCTATATCAACAGCTGTGGCAATCGGCGCGTGATTTGGTAATACGCCAATTTGTCCACTATTAGTAGATAAAATGATTTCTTTTACTTCTGAATCCCAAACAATTCGATTCGGAGTCAGTACACAAAGATTTAAGgtcatttcttcaatttactctcCATTTCTAAGTTCGTAGCCTTCGCAGTAGCTTCATCGATGTTACCCACTAAGTAAAAGGCCTGTTCAGGAAGAGAATCAAATTCTCCGGAAAGGATCAATTTAAACCCTCTAATTGTTTCCGCTAGACCAAC comes from Lycium ferocissimum isolate CSIRO_LF1 unplaced genomic scaffold, AGI_CSIRO_Lferr_CH_V1 ctg8985, whole genome shotgun sequence and encodes:
- the LOC132045999 gene encoding NAD(P)H-quinone oxidoreductase subunit K, chloroplastic; amino-acid sequence: MNSIKFPVLDRTTKNSVISTTLNDLSNWSRLSSLWPLLYGTSCCFIEFASLIGSRFDFDRYGLVPRSSPRQADLILTAGTVTMKMAPSLVRLYEQMPEPKYVIAMGACTITGGMFSTDSYSTVRGVDKLIPVDVYLPGCPPKPEAVIDAITKLRKKIAREIYKDRIRPQRGNRCFTTNHKFFVVRSTQTGNYDQELLYPPSSTSEISTETFFKYKSPVSSHELVN